The Halomicronema hongdechloris C2206 genome includes a window with the following:
- a CDS encoding MFS transporter, with product MLAEMWSLRGRYKILHMTWFAFFLSFVVWFNLAPLATAIQEEFGLDAGQIRTIAICNVALTVPARIIIGMLLDKYGPRLTYSLLLIYAAIPCIAFAAAQNFSQLVAARLALSIVGAGFVIGIRMVAEWFPPREIGLAEGIYGGWGNFGSAASAFTMVGLATFLSFFPGAFQVADGPLLNWRMAIAATGIIAALYGILYYFSVEDTPPGKPYQRPHSTRGVEVTSQRDFWFLMAMNLPLVGILAVLAWRLKGIGFLNDGTFAITLIVLAGLYLYQAYNCWHVNQELLTGRKRYAPEDRYPFSQVALLELTYIVNFGSELAVVSMLPAFFELTFGLSKQAAGMIAATYAFMNLMSRPGGGLISDRMGSRKMTMSVLLLCMGIGYLMMSTVTNAWLLPLAIALTMVCSFFVQAAEGSTFAMVPLVKRRITGQVAGNVGAYGNVGAVAYLTIYSLLPEGVIGDRIFFQVLGVAGVVVAMLCFFFMKEPRGSFAEFHEGEEAYVTPSTPAPLPVKE from the coding sequence ATGCTTGCTGAGATGTGGTCCTTACGAGGCCGCTATAAAATCCTCCACATGACGTGGTTTGCCTTCTTCCTATCCTTCGTCGTCTGGTTTAACTTGGCTCCCTTAGCTACGGCGATTCAGGAAGAGTTTGGTCTCGATGCCGGGCAGATTCGCACCATTGCCATCTGTAACGTAGCCCTGACCGTCCCTGCCCGGATCATCATCGGCATGTTGCTGGATAAGTATGGCCCCCGCCTAACCTACTCCCTGCTGCTGATCTATGCCGCTATTCCCTGTATTGCTTTTGCCGCTGCCCAAAACTTCAGCCAACTGGTGGCAGCGCGCCTGGCTCTGAGTATTGTGGGCGCTGGCTTCGTCATCGGCATCCGCATGGTGGCGGAATGGTTTCCACCTAGGGAAATCGGCCTGGCCGAGGGCATCTACGGTGGCTGGGGCAACTTCGGCTCTGCTGCCTCTGCCTTTACTATGGTGGGCTTAGCCACTTTTCTCAGCTTCTTTCCCGGAGCCTTTCAAGTGGCCGATGGTCCCCTACTAAACTGGCGCATGGCCATCGCCGCCACCGGCATCATTGCCGCCCTCTATGGCATTCTCTATTACTTCAGCGTGGAAGATACCCCGCCGGGTAAGCCCTATCAGCGGCCCCACAGTACCCGTGGTGTTGAAGTGACCAGTCAGCGGGATTTCTGGTTCTTGATGGCCATGAACTTGCCCCTAGTCGGTATTCTGGCGGTGCTAGCTTGGCGCCTCAAGGGCATTGGTTTCCTCAATGATGGCACCTTTGCTATTACTCTGATCGTCTTGGCGGGTCTCTATCTATATCAGGCCTACAACTGCTGGCACGTCAACCAGGAGCTACTCACCGGCCGCAAGCGCTATGCCCCCGAAGATCGCTATCCCTTCTCCCAGGTAGCCTTGTTAGAGCTAACCTACATCGTTAACTTTGGCTCCGAGTTGGCCGTGGTCTCCATGTTGCCGGCCTTCTTCGAGCTCACCTTCGGCCTCAGCAAACAGGCCGCTGGCATGATTGCGGCCACCTATGCCTTCATGAACCTGATGTCTCGCCCGGGGGGCGGTCTGATTTCTGACCGCATGGGCAGCCGCAAGATGACCATGTCCGTATTGTTGCTCTGTATGGGCATTGGCTACCTGATGATGAGCACTGTCACCAATGCCTGGCTCTTGCCCTTGGCCATTGCCTTGACCATGGTCTGCTCCTTCTTTGTGCAGGCAGCTGAGGGCTCCACTTTTGCCATGGTGCCGCTGGTGAAGCGCCGCATTACTGGTCAGGTGGCCGGAAATGTCGGGGCTTACGGCAATGTGGGCGCGGTGGCCTATCTCACCATCTATAGTCTGTTGCCGGAAGGCGTCATCGGCGATCGCATCTTTTTCCAGGTGCTAGGTGTGGCTGGCGTGGTTGTGGCCATGCTCTGCTTCTTCTTCATGAAGGAACCCCGGGGCTCCTTCGCTGAATTCCATGAAGGGGAAGAAGCCTATGTGACGCCGTCTACGCCGGCTCCCCTACCGGTGAAGGAATAG
- a CDS encoding TetR/AcrR family transcriptional regulator: MARTQSSRSSARDRILATAADLFYREGVQNVGIDRIIAESGVAKMSLYNHFKSKDALIAAWLLQQDEAWRSWFQTRVEQSATEPLDRLLAMFDVLEEWFNQPDFRGCAFLNSTVELVDPNHPGYQVSMQHQQLTFDYILGLVQAANLSDPEGITRQVMIIMEGTVVIAMLQHCSGIACCGKQILSTLLEHQ, encoded by the coding sequence ATGGCTCGTACGCAATCGTCCCGGTCCTCTGCACGCGATCGCATCTTGGCAACCGCCGCTGATCTTTTTTATCGAGAAGGGGTGCAGAACGTCGGCATCGATCGCATCATTGCCGAATCGGGGGTTGCCAAGATGTCCCTCTATAACCACTTCAAGTCAAAGGATGCCTTAATTGCCGCTTGGCTGCTGCAGCAGGACGAAGCCTGGCGCAGTTGGTTTCAGACTCGGGTGGAGCAATCGGCCACAGAGCCCCTCGATCGCCTATTGGCCATGTTCGATGTGCTGGAAGAATGGTTTAATCAGCCCGACTTTCGCGGCTGTGCCTTTCTCAATTCCACCGTCGAGCTGGTGGACCCCAACCATCCTGGCTATCAAGTTTCCATGCAGCATCAACAGCTCACCTTTGACTACATCCTGGGATTAGTCCAGGCGGCTAATTTATCCGATCCAGAAGGAATAACCCGACAGGTGATGATTATCATGGAAGGAACTGTAGTCATTGCTATGTTGCAGCATTGCTCAGGTATCGCCTGTTGCGGCAAGCAGATACTCTCTACTCTGTTAGAACACCAGTAA
- a CDS encoding molybdopterin oxidoreductase family protein, which translates to MTDATKTLCPYCGVGCGLEVLPPARRGRPVQRDSQGFPLWQTRGDRNHPSSKGQVCVKGATVGEALNKDRLKHPMLRSSLEQPFQQVSWDEALTVLTDKIQTVRQQLGPEALCMYGSGQFQTEDYYIAQKLMKGCLGSNNFDANSRLCMASAVAGYLQSFGSDGPPCCYADLELTDCAFIIGSNTAECHPIVFNRLRKHHKKNRQVKLVVVDPRRTETAKDADLHLAIKPGSDITLLNGMAHLLLRWCKLDALFIEECTHGFTDYAAVVEQYPPEKVAQACGITVPELETATRYWAEAERVLSLWSMGLNQSAEGTAKVRTLINLHLMTGQVGKPGAGPFSLTGQPNAMGGREAGGLAHLLPGYRSVANPEHRQVLEQAWQLPAGSIAAAPGLDTWEMVRALERNQVGLLWVAATNPAVSLPDLERAQAALRRSPFTVYQDAYYPTETAAYAHLLLPAAQWGEKTGVMTNSERVVTLCPAFCPPAAEARPDWEIFAEVGRRLGFTEQFAFQSAAEVFTEFVQLTRGRVCDMTGLSHECLAPGPKQWPYPADDPSQAMDKRLYTDLRFPTPDGRARFASFHSRGLAEPPSPEFPFVLTTGRLYGHWHTQTRTGRIEKTRTMYAEPLLEMNPRDAQELRLQSGQWVEVRSRRGQVRVKLRVTQTIRRGTVFLPMHWGVLWATAAECNALTHPEVCPVSLEPELKACAVHITPVSDTVTAPMQQAHPEAMPVGASPL; encoded by the coding sequence ATGACTGACGCCACCAAGACCCTCTGCCCTTACTGCGGTGTTGGCTGCGGCTTAGAGGTATTGCCCCCAGCCCGCCGTGGTCGACCGGTGCAACGCGATAGTCAGGGGTTTCCCCTCTGGCAGACCCGGGGCGATCGCAACCATCCCTCCAGCAAAGGGCAGGTCTGTGTCAAGGGGGCCACGGTGGGCGAGGCCCTCAATAAAGATCGGCTGAAACACCCGATGCTGCGCTCCTCCCTGGAGCAGCCCTTTCAGCAGGTGAGTTGGGACGAGGCCCTGACGGTGCTAACCGACAAGATCCAGACGGTGCGGCAGCAGTTGGGCCCCGAGGCGCTATGCATGTATGGGTCCGGTCAGTTTCAGACCGAGGATTACTACATTGCCCAAAAGCTGATGAAGGGCTGCCTGGGCAGCAATAACTTCGATGCCAATTCTCGTCTCTGCATGGCCTCGGCGGTGGCCGGCTACCTGCAGAGCTTTGGCTCCGATGGCCCTCCCTGTTGCTATGCCGACCTAGAACTGACAGACTGTGCCTTCATCATCGGCTCCAATACGGCGGAATGCCATCCCATCGTCTTCAATCGCCTGCGCAAGCACCACAAGAAGAATCGCCAGGTGAAATTAGTGGTGGTCGATCCCCGTCGCACCGAGACCGCCAAGGATGCCGATCTGCATTTAGCCATTAAGCCGGGCAGCGACATCACCCTGCTCAACGGCATGGCCCATTTGTTGCTGCGCTGGTGTAAGCTGGATGCCCTCTTCATCGAGGAATGCACCCATGGCTTTACCGACTACGCCGCCGTGGTTGAGCAGTATCCGCCCGAGAAGGTGGCCCAGGCGTGTGGCATCACGGTGCCAGAGCTAGAGACGGCCACCCGCTACTGGGCCGAGGCTGAGCGAGTGCTATCCCTGTGGTCCATGGGTTTAAACCAATCGGCCGAGGGCACGGCCAAGGTGCGGACGCTGATCAACCTACACTTAATGACCGGCCAAGTGGGGAAACCGGGAGCAGGGCCATTCTCCTTAACCGGCCAGCCCAATGCCATGGGAGGACGAGAAGCCGGCGGCCTAGCCCATCTGCTGCCGGGCTATCGCTCGGTGGCGAATCCTGAGCATCGTCAGGTGTTAGAACAGGCATGGCAGTTGCCAGCAGGCAGCATTGCGGCGGCACCAGGCTTAGATACCTGGGAAATGGTGCGGGCCCTAGAGCGAAATCAGGTGGGACTGTTGTGGGTAGCGGCCACCAACCCGGCGGTGAGTTTACCGGATCTAGAGCGGGCCCAGGCGGCGTTACGGCGCTCTCCCTTCACGGTGTATCAGGATGCCTACTACCCCACGGAGACAGCCGCCTATGCCCATCTGTTACTACCCGCGGCTCAGTGGGGCGAGAAGACCGGCGTCATGACTAACTCCGAGCGGGTGGTGACCTTGTGTCCGGCTTTCTGTCCGCCGGCAGCGGAGGCCCGCCCCGATTGGGAGATCTTCGCCGAAGTAGGGCGCCGCCTCGGCTTTACCGAACAGTTTGCCTTTCAGTCTGCGGCCGAGGTGTTTACCGAGTTCGTGCAGCTGACCCGGGGGCGGGTCTGTGACATGACCGGCCTCAGCCACGAGTGTCTGGCTCCAGGCCCCAAGCAATGGCCCTATCCCGCAGACGACCCCAGCCAGGCCATGGACAAGCGGCTATACACAGACTTGCGATTTCCCACCCCAGATGGCCGAGCCCGCTTCGCGTCCTTCCACAGCCGCGGCTTAGCAGAACCGCCCAGCCCAGAATTTCCTTTTGTGCTCACCACTGGGCGCCTCTATGGCCACTGGCACACCCAAACTCGCACCGGCCGCATCGAGAAGACCCGCACCATGTATGCTGAACCACTGCTGGAGATGAATCCCCGCGATGCCCAGGAACTGCGCCTGCAGTCGGGCCAGTGGGTAGAGGTGCGATCGCGTCGTGGCCAGGTGCGGGTAAAACTGCGAGTCACCCAGACCATTCGCCGCGGCACCGTCTTCTTGCCCATGCATTGGGGCGTCCTCTGGGCCACAGCAGCTGAGTGTAACGCCCTGACTCACCCAGAAGTCTGCCCCGTCTCCCTGGAACCGGAACTGAAAGCCTGTGCCGTGCATATCACACCAGTCTCGGATACGGTGACGGCCCCGATGCAGCAGGCGCATCCGGAAGCCATGCCAGTGGGGGCTTCACCACTGTAG
- a CDS encoding nitrate reductase associated protein — protein sequence MSEKPVFFAFEADFVESLRCIPMQVRFKLDTCGIKLKLDQWHRFDAQERYSLAQWPCSTEAEIQTYRTYLQQLVLQHTQTPAKDLAVDPEPPWHQPGAVPVQTQEQAQALGITIPVDKWANLTPLQRFALYKLSRPGHENRNFLPALQEFKLAE from the coding sequence ATGTCTGAGAAACCCGTTTTTTTTGCCTTTGAGGCCGACTTCGTCGAGTCGCTGCGCTGCATTCCCATGCAGGTGCGGTTCAAGCTCGATACCTGCGGCATCAAGCTCAAGCTCGATCAATGGCATCGCTTCGATGCCCAGGAGCGGTACAGCTTAGCCCAGTGGCCTTGTAGCACTGAGGCTGAGATCCAAACCTATCGCACCTACCTGCAGCAGCTGGTGCTGCAACACACCCAGACGCCGGCCAAAGATCTAGCAGTCGATCCAGAGCCGCCTTGGCATCAGCCGGGGGCAGTGCCGGTCCAGACCCAGGAACAGGCTCAGGCCCTGGGCATCACGATTCCGGTAGACAAATGGGCCAACCTTACCCCCTTGCAACGGTTTGCCCTCTACAAACTGAGTCGCCCCGGCCACGAAAATCGCAACTTTCTGCCGGCCCTGCAAGAATTTAAGCTGGCTGAGTAG